In Serratia marcescens subsp. marcescens ATCC 13880, a single genomic region encodes these proteins:
- the mak gene encoding fructokinase, whose amino-acid sequence MRIGIDLGGTKIEVIALANDGRELFRHRIATPRHDYRQTLAAIAGLVKLAEDHTGEQGSVGIGIPGTLSPFTGRVKNANSVWLNGQPLDKDLSALLAREVRIANDANCLAVSEATDGAGAGAKTVFAVIIGTGCGAGVALNGQAHSGGNGIAGEWGHNPLPWQDDDELRYAREVPCYCGKPGCIETFISGTGFATDYARLSGNALQGHEIMALSERGDALAEQAIVRYEMRLAKSLAHVINMLDPDVVVLGGGMSNVDRLYRTVPQRVKDWVFGGECETPIRKAVHGDSSGVRGAAWLWPQQQR is encoded by the coding sequence GTGCGCATTGGCATCGACTTGGGTGGAACAAAAATTGAAGTGATCGCGTTGGCGAATGACGGGCGGGAGCTGTTTCGCCATCGCATCGCCACGCCGCGCCATGACTACCGGCAAACCCTGGCGGCGATCGCCGGACTGGTGAAACTGGCGGAGGATCATACCGGCGAACAGGGATCGGTCGGGATCGGCATTCCCGGCACGCTGTCGCCGTTTACCGGGCGGGTGAAGAACGCCAACTCGGTATGGCTCAACGGCCAGCCGCTGGACAAGGATCTGTCGGCGCTGCTGGCGCGCGAGGTGCGTATCGCCAACGACGCCAACTGCCTGGCGGTGTCGGAAGCCACCGATGGCGCCGGCGCCGGCGCGAAAACCGTGTTTGCGGTCATCATCGGCACCGGCTGCGGCGCCGGCGTGGCGCTGAACGGCCAGGCGCATTCCGGCGGCAACGGCATTGCCGGCGAATGGGGCCACAACCCGCTGCCGTGGCAGGATGACGATGAGCTGCGTTACGCCCGCGAAGTGCCGTGCTACTGCGGCAAACCGGGCTGCATCGAAACCTTTATTTCCGGCACCGGTTTCGCCACCGACTATGCGCGCCTGAGCGGCAACGCGCTGCAAGGGCATGAGATCATGGCGCTGAGCGAGCGGGGCGATGCGCTGGCGGAGCAGGCGATCGTACGTTACGAAATGCGATTGGCGAAATCGCTGGCGCACGTGATCAACATGCTGGATCCGGACGTGGTGGTGCTCGGCGGCGGCATGAGCAACGTGGATCGCCTGTACCGCACGGTGCCGCAGCGAGTGAAAGACTGGGTGTTCGGCGGCGAGTGTGAAACGCCGATCCGCAAGGCGGTTCACGGCGACTCCAGCGGCGTGCGCGGCGCGGCCTGGCTGTGGCCGCAACAGCAGCGCTAA
- a CDS encoding type II toxin-antitoxin system Phd/YefM family antitoxin: MPIQANMHEAKSNLSQLADRAAEGETVIIAKAGKPYVQLVAIKGGARRPGAAKGKFTVPADFNAGDAAIAALFEGDE, translated from the coding sequence ATGCCGATTCAGGCCAATATGCACGAAGCCAAATCCAATCTGAGTCAGTTGGCGGACAGAGCCGCGGAGGGAGAAACCGTGATTATTGCAAAAGCAGGGAAGCCGTACGTACAGCTGGTCGCCATCAAGGGGGGAGCGCGCCGCCCTGGCGCCGCCAAGGGCAAGTTCACCGTGCCGGCGGATTTCAACGCGGGGGATGCGGCCATTGCGGCGTTGTTTGAGGGCGATGAATGA
- a CDS encoding type II toxin-antitoxin system VapC family toxin, whose product MKRLLLDTHALLWWLIDDACLGANAKRQIADPGNAVYVSAASIWEISIKQTQGKLALPEDIFAIIEAEDFLSLPMDAFHCQQAGQLPPYHQDPFDRMLIAQAQAEGLTLISADAVFPQYGVRVADARR is encoded by the coding sequence ATGAAGCGCCTGTTGCTGGATACCCACGCGTTGCTGTGGTGGTTGATTGATGACGCCTGCCTGGGCGCGAACGCCAAAAGGCAGATCGCCGATCCGGGCAATGCGGTGTACGTCAGCGCGGCCAGCATTTGGGAGATCTCGATCAAGCAGACGCAGGGCAAACTGGCGCTGCCGGAAGACATCTTTGCGATCATCGAGGCCGAGGATTTTCTGTCGTTGCCGATGGACGCCTTTCACTGCCAACAGGCCGGGCAGCTGCCGCCCTATCATCAGGATCCTTTCGATCGCATGCTGATCGCACAGGCGCAGGCCGAGGGGCTGACGCTGATCTCCGCCGACGCGGTGTTTCCGCAGTACGGCGTGCGGGTGGCGGACGCCCGCCGTTAA
- the licT gene encoding BglG family transcription antiterminator LicT — MKIAKILNNNVVITLDDRQEETVVMGKGIGFKKKPGDTLDESLIEKVFTHNGGEIAERYKELLAEIPLACVTTADRIITLARERLPGKLHNIVYITLTDHIHFALQRHAQGLDIKNALLWEIKKLYPAEFAVGLEALALIAQRLDTALPEDEAGFIALHLVNAQLNDEMHNTLHITRVMQEILNLVKYHFRFDYNEESLSYHRFVTHLKFFAQRLLGKNYVDSDDDSLYQVVKEKYRESFACAGKINRHIEKHYQHQLTTEEMMFLTIHIERVRSESEEKPA; from the coding sequence ATGAAAATCGCTAAAATACTCAATAATAACGTGGTGATTACGCTGGACGACCGTCAGGAAGAGACGGTGGTAATGGGAAAAGGAATCGGCTTTAAAAAGAAGCCCGGCGATACGCTGGACGAAAGCCTGATCGAAAAGGTGTTCACCCATAACGGCGGTGAAATCGCCGAGCGCTATAAAGAGCTGCTCGCCGAGATCCCATTGGCCTGCGTCACCACCGCCGACAGGATCATCACCCTCGCCCGCGAACGCCTGCCGGGCAAGTTGCATAACATCGTCTACATCACGCTGACCGATCACATCCACTTCGCCCTGCAGCGCCATGCGCAAGGGCTGGATATCAAAAATGCGCTGCTATGGGAGATTAAAAAGCTCTACCCGGCCGAGTTCGCCGTCGGGCTGGAGGCGCTGGCCCTGATCGCCCAGCGGCTGGATACCGCGCTGCCGGAAGACGAAGCCGGATTTATCGCCCTGCACCTGGTCAACGCTCAGCTTAACGACGAGATGCATAACACGCTGCACATCACCCGCGTGATGCAAGAGATCCTCAACCTGGTCAAATACCATTTCCGCTTTGATTACAACGAGGAATCCCTGAGCTACCACCGCTTCGTCACCCATTTGAAGTTCTTCGCCCAGCGCCTGCTGGGGAAAAACTACGTCGACAGCGACGACGACTCGCTGTATCAGGTGGTGAAAGAGAAATACCGCGAGTCTTTCGCCTGCGCCGGCAAGATCAACCGCCACATCGAAAAGCACTATCAGCATCAGCTCACCACGGAAGAGATGATGTTTCTGACCATTCATATCGAACGGGTGCGCAGCGAAAGCGAGGAAAAGCCGGCTTAA